TGGCGTTTATGATACGAAAATCACAGGCGTTTCCCAAGCCGGTAAAGGGGATAAATGCACAGGCTTTTAATGGGAAATAGTTCTCGATTAGAATAAAAGGCTCTGAATTTCTTCAGAGCCTTTTTGTTTTTTAAGCAGCTTCTGCTTTAGGCGTTATCAAGCCGCGATTTACAAGTACTTCTGCAATTTGAACCGTATTTAGCGCAGCACCCTTGCGTAGATTATCGGAGACGACCCAAAGGGCCAAACCATTTTCCACGGTTGAATCTTCGCGGATACGGGAGATATAGGTGGCATCTTCACCGGTTGCTTCATAAGGCGTGATATAGCCACCATCTTCGCGCTTGTCGACGACCAGACAGCCAGGGGCTTCACGCAGGATATCGCGCGCTTCATCCGCGGTGATCTCATCTTCAAATTCGATGTTCACGGCTTCCGCATGACCAACAAAAACAGGCACCCGCACGCATGTGGCGGTGAGCTTGATTTTAGGGTCGAGCATTTTTTTGGTCTCAGCCACCATTTTCCATTCTTCTTTGGTGAAGCCATCATCAAGGAAAACGTCAATATGCGGTATTACGTTGAACGCGATACGTTTTGGAAATTTATTGTTCTCAATGGGATCAGACACAAAGACCGCACGGGTCTGGGTGAACAATTCATCGGATGCCTCCTTGCCGGCACCTGAAACAGACTGATAGGTGGAGACAACAACCCGCTTGATTTTTGCTTTTTCGTGCAATGGTTTTAAGGCCACCACAAGTTGTGCGGTCGAACAATTGGGATTGGCAATGATGTTGCGTTTTGTGAAACCTGCTGCAGCGTCTGCGTTTACTTCAGGTACAATCAACGGCACATCAGGGTCATATCTGAAGGCAGATGAATTATCGATCACGACACATCCCTGCTTGCCGATTTTTGGTGCCCATTCCTTTGAAATAGAACCACCAGCAGACATCAAACAAATGTCGGTGTCAGCGAAGTCATAATTTTCTAGCGCTTTCACTTTGAGCGTTTGATCGCCATAGGAAACTTCGGTTCCCACACTGCGGCTTGATGCGAGTGGCACCACTTCATCGGCTGGAAAACCACGCTCAAACAGAATATCAAGCATTTCGCGTCCGACATTGCCGGTAGCGCCTGCGATAGCAACTTTAAAACCCATTATGTATTCCTTTTTTTCACCTCTCCCGACACGCGCTTTACTCTTAGTGATGCGCTTCATTCCCCGGCTTTATCACCGGGGAGAGTGCGGATCAAAAGCGGGTGTCAGGTTGTTTTGGTGGTCTTTGTCGTGAGGCCATGCGTCATCGTCGTCTTATTAGACGTCTTTTGGATGGTTGCGGTGGCTGGTGCGAAAAACATCGCGGAACTCTCACTATAAAATTGTGCGGCTTCTATGGCCTGCAAAGCGTCAAAAGTCAATCAAGAACGGCTTAAAAGATGAGCTGAACGCGAGACTGTGATCGAGCGTATTATTTGTCGTAATCCTTTTGGATTTCAGCCAAAATTGCGGCGCCCATGCCATTGGTTCCAACTTTTGTCATTCCATCTGACATGATATCACCTGTGCGCAGGCCTTGATCCAAAACGGATGCAATGGATTTTTCTACGCAATTGGCAAGATCAACCATGCCGAATGAGTAACGCAGTGCCATAGCGAGGGACGCAATCATCGCAATTGGGTTTGCTTCGCCTGTGCCCGCAATATCCGGCGCAGAGCCGTGGACCGGTTCATACATGGCTTTGCGCTTTCCTGTTGCCGCGTCTGGGGCGCCAAGGGAAGCCGATGGTAACATACCGAGAGAGCCTGTGAGCATTGCTGCCACATCAGATAGCATGTCACCGAACAGATTGTCCGTGACGATCACGTCAAACTGTTTTGGCCAGCGCACGAGCTGCATTCCACCAGCATCGGCCAGCATATGGGAAAGCTCGACATCGGAGAATTTTTTCTTATGCGTATTCGTCACCACTTCATTCCAGAAAAGGC
This window of the Hyphomicrobiales bacterium genome carries:
- a CDS encoding aspartate-semialdehyde dehydrogenase — its product is MGFKVAIAGATGNVGREMLDILFERGFPADEVVPLASSRSVGTEVSYGDQTLKVKALENYDFADTDICLMSAGGSISKEWAPKIGKQGCVVIDNSSAFRYDPDVPLIVPEVNADAAAGFTKRNIIANPNCSTAQLVVALKPLHEKAKIKRVVVSTYQSVSGAGKEASDELFTQTRAVFVSDPIENNKFPKRIAFNVIPHIDVFLDDGFTKEEWKMVAETKKMLDPKIKLTATCVRVPVFVGHAEAVNIEFEDEITADEARDILREAPGCLVVDKREDGGYITPYEATGEDATYISRIREDSTVENGLALWVVSDNLRKGAALNTVQIAEVLVNRGLITPKAEAA